One genomic region from Anguilla rostrata isolate EN2019 chromosome 2, ASM1855537v3, whole genome shotgun sequence encodes:
- the tomm22 gene encoding mitochondrial import receptor subunit TOM22 homolog yields MAGIEELSPAAGPAETRAPEDEIEGDDEDEELDETLSERLWGLTEMFPDKLRSAAEVSMSCSVSVAKKMYSFTRSALWVGTTSFMILVLPVVFETERLQLEQQQLQQQRQILLGPNTGMSGGMAGMMPPVPGKM; encoded by the exons ATGGCTGGAATCGAGGAGCTGTCTCCTGCCGCAGGCCCTGCTGAGACTCGGGCCCCCGAAGACGAAATCGAAGGAGATGATGAGGACGAGGAG CTGGACGAAACGCTTTCGGAGAGGCTGTGGGGACTGACCGAGATGTTCCCGGACAAACTGCGCTCGGCGGCAGAAGTGTCCATGAGCTGCTCAGTGTCCGTAGCTAAGAAAATGTACAG CTTCACGCGCTCTGCTCTTTGGGTGGGCACCACCTCCTTCATGATCCTGGTGCTGCCCGTGGTTtttgagacagagaggctgcaactggagcagcagcagctacagcagcagagacAG ATCCTGTTGGGACCCAACACGGGTATGTCAGGTGGAATGGCAGGGATGATGCCTCCTGTTCCAGGGAAGATGTGA
- the dmc1 gene encoding meiotic recombination protein DMC1/LIM15 homolog isoform X1, with protein sequence MEDQVVENEVGYQDDEESFFQDIDLLQKHGINMADIKKLKSIGICTVKGIQMTTRRALCNVKGLSEAKVDKIKEAAGKLLSNGFLTAFEYSERRKQVFHITTGSLEFDKLIGGGIESMAITEAFGEFRTGKTQLSHTLCVTAQLPGEDGYTGGKVIFIDTENTFRPDRLKDIADRFSVDQEAVLDNVLYARAYTSEHQMELLDFVAAKFHEEGGVFKLLVGEDRLCPHLCFPSCGPCCSCSQHVSHCRSHSRLQSAQPNTPGQRTGLFLSVFTLSIQIILPLSLTLSPPLPQIIDSIMALFRVDFSGRGELAERQQKLAQMLSRLQKISEEYNVAVFVTNQMTADPGAGMTFQADPKKPIGGHILAHASTTRISLRKGRGEMRIAKIFDSPDMPENEATFAITAGGIADAKE encoded by the exons ATGGAGGACCAGGTGGTTGAAAATGAAGTTGGATATCAAGATGACGAG GAGTCCTTTTTCCAAGACATCGACCTTTTACAGAAACATGGGATT AATATGGCAGATATCAAGAAGCTGAAGTCTATTGGTATCTGCACAGTAAAGGGGATTCAGATGACCACCCGCCGTGCTCTTTGTAATGTCAAAGGCTTGTCTGAGGCCAAGGTTGACAAAATCaaagaggctgctgggaaattgCTG AGCAATGGTTTCTTGACAGCATTTGAATATAGCGAGAGAAGAAAACAAGTGTTCCACATCACAACAGGCAGTCTGGAGTTTGA caaaCTCATTGGTGGAGGTATTGAGAGTATGGCTATAACAGAGGCTTTTGGTG aaTTCAGGACGGGCAAGACCCAGCTCTCTCATACATTATGTG TGACGGCTCAGCTCCCTGGAGAGGACGGATACACAGGAGGGAAGGTCATCTTCATTGACACTGAGAACACCTT TCGGCCAGACAGGCTGAAGGATATAGCAGACCGGTTCAGTGTGGACCAGGAGGCTGTGCTGGACAATGTGTTATACGCTCGTGCCTACACCA GCGAACATCAGATGGAGCTGTTGGACTTTGTGGCGGCCAAATTCCACGAGGAGGGAGGCGTGTTCAAACTGCTGGTGGGGGAAGATAGACTCTGTCCTCATCTCTGTTTCCCTTCTTGTGGCCCTTGTTGTTCCTGTTCTCAGCATGTTTCACATTGTCGCTCTCATTCTCGCCTTCAGTCTGCCCAGCCTAACACCCCAGGCCAGAGGACAGGCctctttttgtctgtctttaCACTGTCCATCCAGATtattcttcctctgtctctcacgctctctcctcctctcccccagaTCATCGACTCCATTATGGCTCTGTTCCGGGTGGATTTCTCTGGCCGGGGGGAGCtggcagagagacagcagaaaCTGGCTCAGATGCTTTCCCGACTGCAGAAGATCTCTGAAG AGTACAACGTGGCTGTGTTCGTTACCAACCAGATGACGGCAGACCCCGGAGCTGGGATGAC GTTTCAGGCGGATCCCAAGAAGCCTATTGGAGGACACATTTTAGCGCATGCCTCAACCACACGAATCAGCTTGaggaaagggaggggagagatgagGATTGCTAAAATATTTGACAG CCCTGACATGCCAGAAAATGAAGCCACTTTCGCCATCACTGCAGGAGGGATTGCTGATGCCAAAGAGTGA
- the dmc1 gene encoding meiotic recombination protein DMC1/LIM15 homolog isoform X2, which translates to MEDQVVENEVGYQDDEESFFQDIDLLQKHGINMADIKKLKSIGICTVKGIQMTTRRALCNVKGLSEAKVDKIKEAAGKLLSNGFLTAFEYSERRKQVFHITTGSLEFDKLIGGGIESMAITEAFGEFRTGKTQLSHTLCVTAQLPGEDGYTGGKVIFIDTENTFRPDRLKDIADRFSVDQEAVLDNVLYARAYTSEHQMELLDFVAAKFHEEGGVFKLLVGEDRLCPHLCFPSCGPCCSCSQHVSHCRSHSRLQSAQPNTPGQRTGLFLSVFTLSIQIILPLSLTLSPPLPQIIDSIMALFRVDFSGRGELAERQQKLAQMLSRLQKISEEYNVAVFVTNQMTADPGAGMTPDMPENEATFAITAGGIADAKE; encoded by the exons ATGGAGGACCAGGTGGTTGAAAATGAAGTTGGATATCAAGATGACGAG GAGTCCTTTTTCCAAGACATCGACCTTTTACAGAAACATGGGATT AATATGGCAGATATCAAGAAGCTGAAGTCTATTGGTATCTGCACAGTAAAGGGGATTCAGATGACCACCCGCCGTGCTCTTTGTAATGTCAAAGGCTTGTCTGAGGCCAAGGTTGACAAAATCaaagaggctgctgggaaattgCTG AGCAATGGTTTCTTGACAGCATTTGAATATAGCGAGAGAAGAAAACAAGTGTTCCACATCACAACAGGCAGTCTGGAGTTTGA caaaCTCATTGGTGGAGGTATTGAGAGTATGGCTATAACAGAGGCTTTTGGTG aaTTCAGGACGGGCAAGACCCAGCTCTCTCATACATTATGTG TGACGGCTCAGCTCCCTGGAGAGGACGGATACACAGGAGGGAAGGTCATCTTCATTGACACTGAGAACACCTT TCGGCCAGACAGGCTGAAGGATATAGCAGACCGGTTCAGTGTGGACCAGGAGGCTGTGCTGGACAATGTGTTATACGCTCGTGCCTACACCA GCGAACATCAGATGGAGCTGTTGGACTTTGTGGCGGCCAAATTCCACGAGGAGGGAGGCGTGTTCAAACTGCTGGTGGGGGAAGATAGACTCTGTCCTCATCTCTGTTTCCCTTCTTGTGGCCCTTGTTGTTCCTGTTCTCAGCATGTTTCACATTGTCGCTCTCATTCTCGCCTTCAGTCTGCCCAGCCTAACACCCCAGGCCAGAGGACAGGCctctttttgtctgtctttaCACTGTCCATCCAGATtattcttcctctgtctctcacgctctctcctcctctcccccagaTCATCGACTCCATTATGGCTCTGTTCCGGGTGGATTTCTCTGGCCGGGGGGAGCtggcagagagacagcagaaaCTGGCTCAGATGCTTTCCCGACTGCAGAAGATCTCTGAAG AGTACAACGTGGCTGTGTTCGTTACCAACCAGATGACGGCAGACCCCGGAGCTGGGATGAC CCCTGACATGCCAGAAAATGAAGCCACTTTCGCCATCACTGCAGGAGGGATTGCTGATGCCAAAGAGTGA
- the dmc1 gene encoding meiotic recombination protein DMC1/LIM15 homolog isoform X4 — protein MEDQVVENEVGYQDDEESFFQDIDLLQKHGINMADIKKLKSIGICTVKGIQMTTRRALCNVKGLSEAKVDKIKEAAGKLLSNGFLTAFEYSERRKQVFHITTGSLEFDKLIGGGIESMAITEAFGEFRTGKTQLSHTLCVTAQLPGEDGYTGGKVIFIDTENTFRPDRLKDIADRFSVDQEAVLDNVLYARAYTSEHQMELLDFVAAKFHEEGGVFKLLIIDSIMALFRVDFSGRGELAERQQKLAQMLSRLQKISEEYNVAVFVTNQMTADPGAGMTFQADPKKPIGGHILAHASTTRISLRKGRGEMRIAKIFDSPDMPENEATFAITAGGIADAKE, from the exons ATGGAGGACCAGGTGGTTGAAAATGAAGTTGGATATCAAGATGACGAG GAGTCCTTTTTCCAAGACATCGACCTTTTACAGAAACATGGGATT AATATGGCAGATATCAAGAAGCTGAAGTCTATTGGTATCTGCACAGTAAAGGGGATTCAGATGACCACCCGCCGTGCTCTTTGTAATGTCAAAGGCTTGTCTGAGGCCAAGGTTGACAAAATCaaagaggctgctgggaaattgCTG AGCAATGGTTTCTTGACAGCATTTGAATATAGCGAGAGAAGAAAACAAGTGTTCCACATCACAACAGGCAGTCTGGAGTTTGA caaaCTCATTGGTGGAGGTATTGAGAGTATGGCTATAACAGAGGCTTTTGGTG aaTTCAGGACGGGCAAGACCCAGCTCTCTCATACATTATGTG TGACGGCTCAGCTCCCTGGAGAGGACGGATACACAGGAGGGAAGGTCATCTTCATTGACACTGAGAACACCTT TCGGCCAGACAGGCTGAAGGATATAGCAGACCGGTTCAGTGTGGACCAGGAGGCTGTGCTGGACAATGTGTTATACGCTCGTGCCTACACCA GCGAACATCAGATGGAGCTGTTGGACTTTGTGGCGGCCAAATTCCACGAGGAGGGAGGCGTGTTCAAACTGCTG aTCATCGACTCCATTATGGCTCTGTTCCGGGTGGATTTCTCTGGCCGGGGGGAGCtggcagagagacagcagaaaCTGGCTCAGATGCTTTCCCGACTGCAGAAGATCTCTGAAG AGTACAACGTGGCTGTGTTCGTTACCAACCAGATGACGGCAGACCCCGGAGCTGGGATGAC GTTTCAGGCGGATCCCAAGAAGCCTATTGGAGGACACATTTTAGCGCATGCCTCAACCACACGAATCAGCTTGaggaaagggaggggagagatgagGATTGCTAAAATATTTGACAG CCCTGACATGCCAGAAAATGAAGCCACTTTCGCCATCACTGCAGGAGGGATTGCTGATGCCAAAGAGTGA
- the dmc1 gene encoding meiotic recombination protein DMC1/LIM15 homolog isoform X3, with protein MEDQVVENEVGYQDDEESFFQDIDLLQKHGINMADIKKLKSIGICTVKGIQMTTRRALCNVKGLSEAKVDKIKEAAGKLLSNGFLTAFEYSERRKQVFHITTGSLEFDKLIGGGIESMAITEAFGEFRTGKTQLSHTLCGEHQMELLDFVAAKFHEEGGVFKLLVGEDRLCPHLCFPSCGPCCSCSQHVSHCRSHSRLQSAQPNTPGQRTGLFLSVFTLSIQIILPLSLTLSPPLPQIIDSIMALFRVDFSGRGELAERQQKLAQMLSRLQKISEEYNVAVFVTNQMTADPGAGMTFQADPKKPIGGHILAHASTTRISLRKGRGEMRIAKIFDSPDMPENEATFAITAGGIADAKE; from the exons ATGGAGGACCAGGTGGTTGAAAATGAAGTTGGATATCAAGATGACGAG GAGTCCTTTTTCCAAGACATCGACCTTTTACAGAAACATGGGATT AATATGGCAGATATCAAGAAGCTGAAGTCTATTGGTATCTGCACAGTAAAGGGGATTCAGATGACCACCCGCCGTGCTCTTTGTAATGTCAAAGGCTTGTCTGAGGCCAAGGTTGACAAAATCaaagaggctgctgggaaattgCTG AGCAATGGTTTCTTGACAGCATTTGAATATAGCGAGAGAAGAAAACAAGTGTTCCACATCACAACAGGCAGTCTGGAGTTTGA caaaCTCATTGGTGGAGGTATTGAGAGTATGGCTATAACAGAGGCTTTTGGTG aaTTCAGGACGGGCAAGACCCAGCTCTCTCATACATTATGTG GCGAACATCAGATGGAGCTGTTGGACTTTGTGGCGGCCAAATTCCACGAGGAGGGAGGCGTGTTCAAACTGCTGGTGGGGGAAGATAGACTCTGTCCTCATCTCTGTTTCCCTTCTTGTGGCCCTTGTTGTTCCTGTTCTCAGCATGTTTCACATTGTCGCTCTCATTCTCGCCTTCAGTCTGCCCAGCCTAACACCCCAGGCCAGAGGACAGGCctctttttgtctgtctttaCACTGTCCATCCAGATtattcttcctctgtctctcacgctctctcctcctctcccccagaTCATCGACTCCATTATGGCTCTGTTCCGGGTGGATTTCTCTGGCCGGGGGGAGCtggcagagagacagcagaaaCTGGCTCAGATGCTTTCCCGACTGCAGAAGATCTCTGAAG AGTACAACGTGGCTGTGTTCGTTACCAACCAGATGACGGCAGACCCCGGAGCTGGGATGAC GTTTCAGGCGGATCCCAAGAAGCCTATTGGAGGACACATTTTAGCGCATGCCTCAACCACACGAATCAGCTTGaggaaagggaggggagagatgagGATTGCTAAAATATTTGACAG CCCTGACATGCCAGAAAATGAAGCCACTTTCGCCATCACTGCAGGAGGGATTGCTGATGCCAAAGAGTGA
- the dmc1 gene encoding meiotic recombination protein DMC1/LIM15 homolog isoform X5 — protein sequence MEDQVVENEVGYQDDEESFFQDIDLLQKHGINMADIKKLKSIGICTVKGIQMTTRRALCNVKGLSEAKVDKIKEAAGKLLSNGFLTAFEYSERRKQVFHITTGSLEFDKLIGGGIESMAITEAFGEFRTGKTQLSHTLCGEHQMELLDFVAAKFHEEGGVFKLLIIDSIMALFRVDFSGRGELAERQQKLAQMLSRLQKISEEYNVAVFVTNQMTADPGAGMTFQADPKKPIGGHILAHASTTRISLRKGRGEMRIAKIFDSPDMPENEATFAITAGGIADAKE from the exons ATGGAGGACCAGGTGGTTGAAAATGAAGTTGGATATCAAGATGACGAG GAGTCCTTTTTCCAAGACATCGACCTTTTACAGAAACATGGGATT AATATGGCAGATATCAAGAAGCTGAAGTCTATTGGTATCTGCACAGTAAAGGGGATTCAGATGACCACCCGCCGTGCTCTTTGTAATGTCAAAGGCTTGTCTGAGGCCAAGGTTGACAAAATCaaagaggctgctgggaaattgCTG AGCAATGGTTTCTTGACAGCATTTGAATATAGCGAGAGAAGAAAACAAGTGTTCCACATCACAACAGGCAGTCTGGAGTTTGA caaaCTCATTGGTGGAGGTATTGAGAGTATGGCTATAACAGAGGCTTTTGGTG aaTTCAGGACGGGCAAGACCCAGCTCTCTCATACATTATGTG GCGAACATCAGATGGAGCTGTTGGACTTTGTGGCGGCCAAATTCCACGAGGAGGGAGGCGTGTTCAAACTGCTG aTCATCGACTCCATTATGGCTCTGTTCCGGGTGGATTTCTCTGGCCGGGGGGAGCtggcagagagacagcagaaaCTGGCTCAGATGCTTTCCCGACTGCAGAAGATCTCTGAAG AGTACAACGTGGCTGTGTTCGTTACCAACCAGATGACGGCAGACCCCGGAGCTGGGATGAC GTTTCAGGCGGATCCCAAGAAGCCTATTGGAGGACACATTTTAGCGCATGCCTCAACCACACGAATCAGCTTGaggaaagggaggggagagatgagGATTGCTAAAATATTTGACAG CCCTGACATGCCAGAAAATGAAGCCACTTTCGCCATCACTGCAGGAGGGATTGCTGATGCCAAAGAGTGA